The stretch of DNA TCAGCAAATCCATCGTGATGGTCAAAAATCACGTACCCCACCAGAAACGTATCCTCGCTTTTGATGACCTGAGGGCCTCGCAGGTAGCGAAGCGTAGCGAGTTCGCGCAATGGAACCTGGGTTCCATCGGGGGCTGCCACCAGGATGGCTTCGATGGCCTCAAACTGATCGCGCAATTCCCGCAGGTAGCGCACCCTGACGTGGTAACGCTCGCGCCCTTCAACCGTCTGCGTGATGGGTTTTCCACCCATCGCGACTTCGATCACATCCTGCACCTTTCGTACACTGATACCATAGCGTGCAATGGCATCCCGATTGATGTCGATTTCAAGGTAGGGTTTGCCAACGATGCGATCCGCAAGAACAGCCTCAGATTTGATCGATGGCACTTGTTTGAGCAATGTTTCGATGTCGAGCGCTACCTGCTCGAGCGTCTCCAGGTCGGGACCAAATACCTTGAGTCCCATCGGTGCGCGCATGCCACTTGACAGCATGACCAGACGTGCGGCAATGGGTTGCAGTTTGGGTGCCGATGTGGTGCCGGGGATGGTTGCAGCACTCACAATCTCATCCCAGATGTCGTCAGGACTCTGGATATGCTCACGCCACTGTCGGAAGGGTCGGCCATCAGGATCGAAAACCAGTTCCCCATCCGCATCCCGCTCAAACGAGTTCATAGCATCGTCATATGCGAAGGTGAGGATGCGGCCTGCTTCATCGGTGATAAACTCGGATTTGTAGTTGATCACCGTCTCAATCATGGAGATCGGCGCAGGGTCCAATGAACTCTCGACACGGCCCAATTTGCCCACCGCAGTTTCAACCTCAGGGATCGCATGAATGGCCATGTCCTGTTTACGAAGCACATCCATCACTTCTCCAATCGAGGCATGCGGCATGGTGGTGGGCATCAGGAGAAAGGATCCCTCATCAAGATCGGGCATGAACTCCTTGCCAAGCCCGGGCAGGGCATGGGCCAGAGTCACAAAGGGTTTGCTGCTCTTTGCGGCCTGTGGTAACCATCCGAAAACACTGCTCCAGCCCAACCAGATGATGAACCCGAATGCGATAACGCACAGGTTCAGCCCAAGGAAGGCCAGTTTGAAGCGCAGCAAAAAGGCCAGTATACGCGCATAGCTGCGAATGAACAGCACTACCGACCCGAGCAGCCCGCCAATGGCGACCAGAACAAAAACCAGGTTCTGGACAGGCAGTTCGGGTCCCAGAGGCTTCCAGTCCCGCGCCAACCAAATGGCAACCGCCATCGCAACGATGACGTTGAATCCGATGAACAACAGACGACGCACGGATGCAGGGATGCGATTCGAACACAGGTGAAAGGCCGCAACTGCCATCATCAACACGCCGAGCCACAGGGGAATGTCTTTTACAAAAACCATACCCGCCATTCCCACAACCGCGATGCCAACCCAGAGTCCATAGCGAACCCATTGGGCCTTGAACCGCCCCGCAATGAGCCAATGCGCCAGAGGTGGAATGATCGTCAGTGCCACAAGGATCGAGCCGATCAGTGCAAAGGTCTTGGTATAGGCCAGCGGACGAAACAATTTCCCCTCTGCTGCTTCCATCGTGAACACCGGGAGGAAGCTGATCACCGTCGTCAACACTGCAGTCGTCACGGCTCCTCCCACTTCCGAACAGGCACGATATACCACCTCGAGCCGACTCTCCTCTGGATCAGCGTTGTCGAGGTGTTTCAGGAGGTTCTCAATCAGCACCACTCCCATGTCCACGATGGTGCCAATCGCGATGGCAATGCCCGAAAGCGCAACCACGTTGGCGTCCACACCAAACAGTTTCATTCCAATGAATGAAAACAACACTGCCAATGGCAGGATGCCGGATATCAGGGAAGCACTGCGCAGGTGCATCAACATCAGCACCACCACAATGATGGTCACCAGAATCTGCTGCCGCACCGCATCTTCCAAAGTGCCGAGCGTTTCATAGATCAACCCGGTGCGGTCATAGAACGGTACGATTTCCACTTGACTCACCGTTCCGTCGTCAAGGGTTTTACGCGGAAGTCCCGGGGAAATTTCGCTGATCTTTTCCTTCACCCGCTTGATCACAGCCAAAGGATTCTCCCCAAATCGTGTGACCACGACGCCACCGACTGCCTCAGCTCCGGCCTTGTCAAGTGCTCCTCGGCGCAGTGCAGGTCCCAATTCAATTTCCGCAACGTGTTCAAGCGTGATCGGTACTCGATCACGCTGTGTGATCACAGTCTTGCGCAGGTCCTCGAGATTCTTGAGAAAGCCCAATCCCCGAATGACGTATTCGACGGAATTGATCTCAATGGTGCGAGCCCCCACATCGACATTGCTTCCCCGCACCGCATCAAAAACCTCCTGCAGTGAAATCCCGTAACTTCGCAAAGCGGCAGGATCCACATCCACCTGATATTCTTTGACAAAGCCACCGATGGATGCGACTTCAGCCACTCCATCCACTCCCTGGAGTGCATAGCGCACATACCAGTCCTGCGTGCTGCGCAGCTCATCAAGATCCCACCCTCCCGCAGGTTTTCCATCCGCAGTTCGACCTTCCAGTGTGTACCAAAAGACCTGCCCCAGTGCAGTTGCGTCAGGTCCGAGTTGCGGGGATACGCCTTCGGGCAGCGTGCCCGCTGGCAGGCTGTTCAGTTTTTCAAGAATGCGACTTCGGGTCCAGTAGAACTCCGCACCCTCCTTGAAGATGATGTAGATCGACACAAACCCAAACATGGAATAACTCCGGATGGTCTTGACCTCCGGCAATCCCAGAAGCGCACTGGTGAGCGGATAGGTGATCTGATCCTCAATGTCCTGCGGTGAGCGGCCAGCCCACTCCGTAAACACAATCTGTTGGTTCTCACCAATATCGGGAATCGCATCCACGGGCACCGGATCCCTTGGGAAGATGTCGCTCTCCCAGTCAAAGGGTGCAACCGCAACACCCCAGATCACCCATACCAGGATGAAAAGAACCACAACGAGTTTCTGCTCCAGGCAGAATCGAATGAGTCTGTTGATCATTTCAAAAGCATCCAGATGGCCATCGCCATCATCATCAGGTTTTCAGTGAGGGAAATAAATCCTAGTGGAACGTCACTGCCCCCTCCGACACAGGCACATTTCAAGTCACGTTTTTCGATGTACACCGCTTTGACGATGGAGATCGCTCCGACGCCGGTCGCCACGAGCACAATCGGCGCAATGATCGATGTCAGCACTCCCGCGATCATGAATACCCCACCAAGGGTTTCGATGAGCGCATAGAGAACCGCATACGGCACATAGCGCTGGGCCAGTAGGTCATACTGGATGAATCCGTTGGTGTACGATTGCAGGTCCCGAAGCTTTTGAATACCAAGAACACACATCGAAAACGCGATGAACCACTCGACGAAGCGAATCAGATCAAACCCGCCCAGACTGGCCCAACTTGCAGAGAGTGCCATTGCGAAGGTAACCGCGAAGATGGCAATCACAGGCTGGTAGGTTTCACCTTCACGCGGGTCGGGGCCGAGTCCCAAATACTCGCGCAGGGCATCATAACCGCCAATGTGCTTTTCTCCGATCCAAATCTGGGGAGTCTCATCGACCTTGTGCTTTTCCTTGAATTGCCGGTCTTCGTCGCGGGTGCGAAGTGCTCGATCCTCGACGGAATAACCGTGGCGTTTCAACAAATCGACTCCTTTGATCCCCCATGGACAAAGGTGGTCGGAGGTCATCATGCGATAAATAACTGCTTTTTCTTTCATGGTCATAGGTCTGCGTTCTATTCCTGCTTACAGTGTTTCAGGATCCGTGCTCTGCGTGGGATGCAGGATGTTGCGGGATGGTTTCAATCACCTCACCACACCTCAGCATCATGGCACCAAAATAAGGGTTTTGAAGGGGTTCTTCAGCCTGTAGCCAGTCGGCACCCCGATCCCCATAAACCATGGGGCAATGCATCACCAACCATTCCCCCTCAAAAGCTTTTGGATTTTCCCTGACGGCAGCAATCATCGCGTTTGATAGCCGCTCAAAGTGGGGTTTGCGGAATCGATCCAAACTGTCGGCAGCCAGCATTTCGTGCAGCAGCATCGGAAGTGCTCCATCATGACCAGTAAGCTTCATCATGGCTTCAGCCTGGTTTTGAGCGCTCTGCAACTCATCTGCAGCCAGTGCCGACTGCATGGCCAGATAGGCTTCGATCAGCTGCGGTGCCAACTCGCCTGCAATCTCCACCTCAGGCATGTCCGTCTTCGATGGTTCCGCTTCAAGGTGCCTGTCTCCGGCATCGCTGTGTGAATGACCCGGTGCAGAGTCGCCGCCAGCCGGATTCATCATGCTGGGCTTGGCCTGGATTTGCAGCGCGCTGTCAATTTTGAACGCACCCTTGGTGACGACACGATCACCCACCTGCAGTCCGCTCGCCACTAGAAAGACTTCCCCTGCTCGCGGACCCAAAACAATCTCCCGCCCCTCATAGGTAGGTCGATCCGCATCGGGCTTTTCCACATATACCACCGCCCGCCTGCCTGTGCGCAAGACCGCTGAGGCAGGAACCAGCAAGGGGGCTTCAGGCCTCTTTTCATCGACAAAACCGAGAGTCTCTGCAGGAACCAGATCCATACCGCAAACATCGCATTGCCCCGGTTCATCCTTCACGATCTCCGGGTGCATCGGGCTGATCCATTTTCCGGCAAACTCCGGAGCATACACCTCACCCTCACCGGCCAGTCGCACGGCAACGCTTGCACGGATCAACATGCCCGGCTTCAGTTTCCCCTCTGCATTTGGTACGTTCACCCGTATGGGCACGGTGCGGGTGCGACGATCCACTTCGGGTTCAATAAAGGCAATGCTGCCATGAAACGTATCACCCGGAAACGACTCCACGCTGAAATCCACGTTCTGTCCATAGCGCAGCCAAGGCAGGTCCGATTCAAAGGCATCCAACTGCGCCCACAGGGTCGAGAGGTCGACAATGCGGAACAACGGCTGCCCGAGCGTCACATAGTCACCCTCTTTCACCTGCTGCTCTACCACAACGCCCCCAATGGGTGCCTTGAGCACAAAATGATCCGACGCTTCTCCGCGCTCAAGAATCTCCTCGATTTGCCCCGGTAACAAATCCCACAGGCGCAACTTCTCCCTGGCAGAGCGCGTAATGGAACTATCGGGATCTGCGCGATGGGCGACCAGCAGTTCGCGTTGGGCAGCAAGCAGATCGGGGCTGTAAACCTTGGCCAGATGCTCCCCTGCCTTGACTCGCATGCCCGTAAAATTGACGTAGAGTTCCTCGATCCGGGCCGGGAAACGGGCAGAAAGGGATTGTTCGCGGGTTTGATCATACTCCAGTTTCCCGACCAGTTGCGTTTCGACCTCAGGAAAATCCTGTACAATCGCAGTGGTCTGGATCTCAGCCAGAGCGCGGGATGCCTCACTCATTCGCAGGACGCGAGGTTCGTCGTGCGAATCCCCATCCTGCTCCAATGGAATCAGATCCATGCCACATATCGGGCAATCCCCCGGCTCCGGTTGCTGAATTTGGGGGTGCATGGAACAGGTCCAGATGCTCGGTTCATCACCGAGACTGGCAGAGTGGGTCGTCTGCGCTTCGGATTGATTCGAATGGCCCGAAAAGACAAATTTGCCGATGGCCAGACCCAGAACAAGCGTCATGAGCGCAGGCAGGGTGGTGAGCAGAATGATTTTTTTATTCATGTTGATGCGTTGCGTCAAAAGTTCCAAGGATGGGTTCGTTCGCCAGGGTTTGAAGCATGACGCGATGTTGCCAGACATCCGCAGCCGCTCTCCAGTAGTACAGCTGGAATTCCAGAAGGGAGCGTTCACTGTCGATCACTTCAAGGATGCCCATGATTCCACCCTCGTAAGCGGCCCTGCTGTTCTCAGCGGCCTGCTCGGCAAGACCCAACAACTCGTCTCCATACAGGATGAGCTGGCGCTGGGCATTCTCCAGTTTGGCCAGAGTCGTGTTCAGCAGGGTGATGAGCGCATTCTCCTGCTGGATTCGTTCATTTTCACTGGAACGCTGAACCGCAAGGGCTTCAGCCTCGGCGGCATTGTTCTTCTCGGTCCAGATTGGCAGGTTGAGGGATAGCGAGACTCCCCAGGCATCCTTACCCGCAGATGCCGGAACTGGACTGACCGAAGGATCTCCAATCCTGGCGTAATTCAATCCTACAGAAACGTCGGGGTATCGCTCCAGTCGTGCGCGCTCCCGACGGGCGTCTGCACTTTGGATTCGAAGCTCCATTGCTTTCAGCCGAGGGTGATTGGCACGCACCGCTGCCTGCAGGTCATCGCGATTCACCTGCAACGGGGAAGGTGCCTGCCACTCTGGCCAGGATATCAGGGATCTCATCTCCAGGGTCAACAGCTCAGCAAGTTGTGCAGACCGGGTGATGCGCTCCTGCCTGAGGGATTGCAGGCGATCCTCCATTTTTCCGATTTCGACCTTGAGGCGTAAGAGTTCGTTGATGGCAGCACCACCCTGAACCTTCGCTTCCACAACCGGTTCAAGTTTCATCAGCAGGTCGCGATTCTCACGCGTCAAGTCGATGGCTTTCCCGAGGTAGGCATATTCATAAAACGCCTGGGATACGCGTTGAACGAGCAACAATTGCTGATCCTGATACAAATGGTGCAAGGCCTGCGCATCGGCAAATGCAGCACTGCGCTGGTATTCCCGTTTCCCAAACCATGGCAATCGCTGACTGAGCATGAACGTGCTCTCTTGCGGGCCATTTCGGGTCTGGATGGACTCCACAAAGTGGGTCACCTGCAAGGTGGGGTCTGGCAATGCGGACGCTTGTGGGATGCGTTGTGCTGAAGCGCGATAACGCTGCTCAACAGCGTGGAGTTGTGGGTTCGTCGAAAGGGCCTGCTCGAGGTAGTCGACCAGGGATCGATTTGTCGATTCCCA from Puniceicoccaceae bacterium encodes:
- a CDS encoding TolC family protein, with protein sequence MTSTIMRLCCLVLLSGGVSTVNVSFAESDWESTNRSLVDYLEQALSTNPQLHAVEQRYRASAQRIPQASALPDPTLQVTHFVESIQTRNGPQESTFMLSQRLPWFGKREYQRSAAFADAQALHHLYQDQQLLLVQRVSQAFYEYAYLGKAIDLTRENRDLLMKLEPVVEAKVQGGAAINELLRLKVEIGKMEDRLQSLRQERITRSAQLAELLTLEMRSLISWPEWQAPSPLQVNRDDLQAAVRANHPRLKAMELRIQSADARRERARLERYPDVSVGLNYARIGDPSVSPVPASAGKDAWGVSLSLNLPIWTEKNNAAEAEALAVQRSSENERIQQENALITLLNTTLAKLENAQRQLILYGDELLGLAEQAAENSRAAYEGGIMGILEVIDSERSLLEFQLYYWRAAADVWQHRVMLQTLANEPILGTFDATHQHE
- a CDS encoding glutaredoxin; protein product: MKEKAVIYRMMTSDHLCPWGIKGVDLLKRHGYSVEDRALRTRDEDRQFKEKHKVDETPQIWIGEKHIGGYDALREYLGLGPDPREGETYQPVIAIFAVTFAMALSASWASLGGFDLIRFVEWFIAFSMCVLGIQKLRDLQSYTNGFIQYDLLAQRYVPYAVLYALIETLGGVFMIAGVLTSIIAPIVLVATGVGAISIVKAVYIEKRDLKCACVGGGSDVPLGFISLTENLMMMAMAIWMLLK
- a CDS encoding efflux RND transporter periplasmic adaptor subunit, which gives rise to MNKKIILLTTLPALMTLVLGLAIGKFVFSGHSNQSEAQTTHSASLGDEPSIWTCSMHPQIQQPEPGDCPICGMDLIPLEQDGDSHDEPRVLRMSEASRALAEIQTTAIVQDFPEVETQLVGKLEYDQTREQSLSARFPARIEELYVNFTGMRVKAGEHLAKVYSPDLLAAQRELLVAHRADPDSSITRSAREKLRLWDLLPGQIEEILERGEASDHFVLKAPIGGVVVEQQVKEGDYVTLGQPLFRIVDLSTLWAQLDAFESDLPWLRYGQNVDFSVESFPGDTFHGSIAFIEPEVDRRTRTVPIRVNVPNAEGKLKPGMLIRASVAVRLAGEGEVYAPEFAGKWISPMHPEIVKDEPGQCDVCGMDLVPAETLGFVDEKRPEAPLLVPASAVLRTGRRAVVYVEKPDADRPTYEGREIVLGPRAGEVFLVASGLQVGDRVVTKGAFKIDSALQIQAKPSMMNPAGGDSAPGHSHSDAGDRHLEAEPSKTDMPEVEIAGELAPQLIEAYLAMQSALAADELQSAQNQAEAMMKLTGHDGALPMLLHEMLAADSLDRFRKPHFERLSNAMIAAVRENPKAFEGEWLVMHCPMVYGDRGADWLQAEEPLQNPYFGAMMLRCGEVIETIPQHPASHAEHGS
- a CDS encoding efflux RND transporter permease subunit is translated as MINRLIRFCLEQKLVVVLFILVWVIWGVAVAPFDWESDIFPRDPVPVDAIPDIGENQQIVFTEWAGRSPQDIEDQITYPLTSALLGLPEVKTIRSYSMFGFVSIYIIFKEGAEFYWTRSRILEKLNSLPAGTLPEGVSPQLGPDATALGQVFWYTLEGRTADGKPAGGWDLDELRSTQDWYVRYALQGVDGVAEVASIGGFVKEYQVDVDPAALRSYGISLQEVFDAVRGSNVDVGARTIEINSVEYVIRGLGFLKNLEDLRKTVITQRDRVPITLEHVAEIELGPALRRGALDKAGAEAVGGVVVTRFGENPLAVIKRVKEKISEISPGLPRKTLDDGTVSQVEIVPFYDRTGLIYETLGTLEDAVRQQILVTIIVVVLMLMHLRSASLISGILPLAVLFSFIGMKLFGVDANVVALSGIAIAIGTIVDMGVVLIENLLKHLDNADPEESRLEVVYRACSEVGGAVTTAVLTTVISFLPVFTMEAAEGKLFRPLAYTKTFALIGSILVALTIIPPLAHWLIAGRFKAQWVRYGLWVGIAVVGMAGMVFVKDIPLWLGVLMMAVAAFHLCSNRIPASVRRLLFIGFNVIVAMAVAIWLARDWKPLGPELPVQNLVFVLVAIGGLLGSVVLFIRSYARILAFLLRFKLAFLGLNLCVIAFGFIIWLGWSSVFGWLPQAAKSSKPFVTLAHALPGLGKEFMPDLDEGSFLLMPTTMPHASIGEVMDVLRKQDMAIHAIPEVETAVGKLGRVESSLDPAPISMIETVINYKSEFITDEAGRILTFAYDDAMNSFERDADGELVFDPDGRPFRQWREHIQSPDDIWDEIVSAATIPGTTSAPKLQPIAARLVMLSSGMRAPMGLKVFGPDLETLEQVALDIETLLKQVPSIKSEAVLADRIVGKPYLEIDINRDAIARYGISVRKVQDVIEVAMGGKPITQTVEGRERYHVRVRYLRELRDQFEAIEAILVAAPDGTQVPLRELATLRYLRGPQVIKSEDTFLVGYVIFDHHDGFAEVEVVEQAKAFLEQKIQSGELHIPTGVRYQFTGSYENQIRAEKKLRVVLPLALFAIWLILYFQFRRVSTTLMIFSGILFAWSGGFILLWLYGQPWFFDFSLFGQNLRDLFQMGTINLSVAVWVGFLALFGIATDDGVLMMTYIHQRMSEAPPSTVEQIRQRVIEAATRRVRPAMMTSATTILALLPVLTSTGRGSDIMVPMAIPSFGGMMLAVLTIFVVPVLFCGMTELTHRIQSSRKEIHT